In Ananas comosus cultivar F153 linkage group 14, ASM154086v1, whole genome shotgun sequence, the genomic stretch GAAGTCCGTGTCGCGATCTTCCGTCCCCTACTCCTCTCTTATCGGAAACAACTGTAGCTTAtaacaattatatattaaataatccATCTTATCTAATACAGTTCGCTAAAAATTTAATGATCGAGGttcaaaattacaaatttgaagtCGATTTTCCATGAATTCATTTCTTAAAAACGAACGAAGCGGTTATTTAAGAGATCATTTAGTtggatgaaatatttttttttttaagggacgAGAGGGATAAATATATCAGTTGTAATCGAACCTCATCATATAATTAGATAAGCAATAAAATTGCGACTGTATACAACCAAATAGCCCTAAAATGTTAATGAAATTGAGTGATGGGCTGTTGCTTcttattaaaaatgaaaaaaaaaaaaaaagtagttgaCACAGCATTAAAAATTGACATTTATTATGTAAAATACCCGGACTTTAAATTCTTTACATGACCATTATTATTGTTCTAAATAATGCTAGAGACTACACAGCATGCAAATGATACATCCATATATGCACCACAATGCCATGCTCTCTCTCCTTTACTTTTAaatcaatattaaaatttcatgcaagaaaaattaattataataaaaaaaaattgatatatacatatatcttgtTATGGCGCATGAAATACAAATAGgcaaattaccaaaataccatTACGCTGGGGCTAAAAAAGCAGCATTCAATTACACAGGTTGCGTCAAAGATACAACCGAACGAAAGGgggcaaaaaaggaaaaataaaagaggCAACAAAATATACAACAAAATTACGCAAAATATAAAGGcggaaaattaaaaaacaaaattagaaaaaaaaggagaggaagagagagacagagagagagagagggggagagggagatggaccTTNGAGGGAGATGGACCTTGGGCCGGGGCGGGGCGAGGGGGTTCAGGCCGGTTCTGACGAACCGGTCCGGTCGGGTTCGGACGAGCCGGGCCGGTCCGGTCCGAGGGCGGATAAGACCCGGGCGAGCGCGCTCATGGCGCGGACCTGCATCTCGAGCGCGGCGATGTAGTCGGAGGCCTCCTCGATGAGCTTCGGGAACGAGAGCCTCCTCCCGCCGGGGACGAGCCGCCCCAGAACCCTCTCCTTCCCCCCAGTccccctcctcatcctcctcctccgccgcagcgccgccgcgccggaggcggcggcgacgccgccGATCTCCGGCCGCCGAGCCGAGGCCGCGAGCCGCCGAGGCGCCGCACGCGCCTTCGCGAGGATCGCGCGGCTCCACCGCGTCCGCccccgcgccgccaccgccaggGCCCGATccgccgcctcccgcaccagccggctccgcggcggcggcgccgccgccgccgccgtgttGCGGCGCACGCGGCGGAGCGCTTCGAGAAGCTTCGAGGAGTAGAGCTTCTGCGCCCGCTCCGACCTCCACGCCGACGGCGACGGTGcgctctccccctccccctccccctctccctccctcccccGCTTTCTCGAAGCTTCTACACCGCTCTCCGGATTCGAAATCGCCATTTCACAGCGACGAATCTCCCGGTCGGAATGATCCGATTCCGATCGGGATTCCACGGATCTCGGATCGATTATCCCAAACTATCGAAAACCTGCGATTAAAAGCGCAACAAATCGTTAGATCCACTGCGGAAACCAAATCTTCGGAAACGAAATCAAATAAAGAAACGAATCCTATCATTTAGAACAAGAATCgatgagaaaaaaatttttaaaaaaaagagagaaggaacAAATCATTACGTTATCACCTCCGAAGATCGAAGTGtcgaagtagagagagagagagagagagagagagagagagagcgagggtACGAGAGAGGGAATGGGAAGAGTAAAGGGGTGAGGGAGGAGATTCTTATATAAAGGGGGGTGGTAATATCATTACGACACGCGTCACGCTAGCTTTTAATTTCTGTGTACGGTCAAGTCAAATCCTCCCCTCTGTAACGTCAAATTCATTTAACTTAGtagttcattaaaaaaaattaagtataatGTACATTTTTTATCCTTATGCCATTTGATTACTTGGTCCTTAAACTTTGAAcgataatataatattttaattattattttattatattatcataaaaaagtaatataatattttaattattgctaTTTATATTAgcgtttatttatatttagtcaattaaattgaattgtgacactaaattaaaataatttaaaatttttgacttaaaaattattataaattaaaatttgaagattaaaatgtgcaaccaaaaatataatatgccttaaaaataaaaaatcgtgcttaaaaatcagaaaactagtgaatagaaaatattgaatgtataatAACTTAATGTACATTAATAAATGGTGCAAAAAATTGATCATTTTGTCAGTACAATGCGCGATTCATTTTGTAAAGTTGCGATCAATTGCATTTGACAAATCAGATTTTTATAGCATAGTTCGCGCTCAAGTTGGGATCATGTTTTAAGTTGGGTTTCTAAAATTTGCTTTTAGATTTGGATTTATGATCTAGATTGTTTTTTTAATGCCTATGGGATAAAATAgatatagttataattatatttttagtgCATTACATTTTTAACTgtactatattataattacaTCCGACTAAACAAGCTCTAGTGCATACAAAATAGGAATTGAAACTCAAATTCTGTCACGGTTGGTGGAATATCTTTTCAAACGCTAGAGAAACAACCTCAAAGCATTTTAagtaatcaaaaaaaaattatcaccaATATCAATACttaaatgtgttttttttttagaaaaaaatagtatattattcattttgttcaatttttagaaatgaatttagcttAACATATAAAACAGCTGAGCTACGAACTTGAAAACTTATATACTAATTATCAAGTCCATAATCAATTGGGCTAGATACGGTCAGTTAATATATCATTATGGAACCCTTATaactatcattctaactgcaTATCTCTTCATTCAAGAGTCGAAAATTTAATACCACAAATGATTTAGTACtgttaatagtatatatatatatatatatatatatatatatatatagagagagagagagagagagagagagagagagagagagctaggctcctatgtttttgaaagtacggaagcctccgtgcttgcAAGTTCTTTTCGATAATGGGACATCTGATTCAATGATAGGttctgttaaacatgatctatgctattagaactatctagaaaccaaatttcataattttttgacttcgtttgcctaatgaacgagtagtctcaaaataaacggatgaaaataaaaattttataaaaaacaataataaaagactcaattttcaaatcggaagtattatttttgctcttgatgttaagtataattttttattaaagtttcatgtaatttggatacttatacaccgttgaacttaaaaatgtgccacatcggccgttaaaatagtcatttttgagaccctttgatcgcttggtaaatgatgtcgaaaaattataaaatttggtttctaaatagttctaatagcgtagattatgcctaacgaagccgatcgtcgaatcggatgtcctatcatcgaaagcaacttacaagtacggaagcctccgtactttcgaaagcacaggagactactatatatatatatatatatatatatatattcgaaagTATAAAGAAATTggtacttttgaattttttacccTTGATAAATATTGtacaattaggatgatagtgatacTCTCTAAAATTGAGCCGTCTCTATagggtaataatattaatccaaagattaagGGGTTGATCCAAATACTAAAAAGTCAGAAGCATTAAGTCTTTATGCTTCCAAAagtatagtaactctactcatatatatatatatatatatatatatatatagagagagagagagagagagagagagagagagagagagtgtccggctactatactattgatagtaccaagctttGGTACTATAGAGTTTTCTAACGTTAGTTCTACTCtgtgatcatttccacccgctagattatactattaaaccaaaccacccactcaaccctaggggaccactatcatcctaaccgcacatcctttcatccaacggccaaaaactcaatagtactaagggcttgatactattgatagtataggagcataattctatatatatatatatatatatatcaattttgcTCCATGTCATTGTTTTagatatcgtttggttcggagataAACAAAAAGTGGTTATtccagaaataaatataaattgaggtataaacggggattaaatcaattttgcgtttggatgaaaattgggttattcctaggaataaaaaaaatagcgtttggttaggtaagattaGTTATTTCAAGGATAGTGTTAAGTTCAGAATTAAGGTAGGGTTAGAGtgattttttgtttggttgaaaattgGGTTCTAaagatagggttaagttcaggattaagatggggttagagtaattttttgtttggttgagaattgggtttagtccagatataagtaaaatagtgtttggttgaagtANaaatataaaatataaaattttaaattttaaattttaaaaataagaataggggtgggaacaattaataaaaataatttactataataaatttataatttgataataataatttttttaataaatttataatttttttattattaataaattaataatttttataattctacttaaacttaaatttaataaaaataatattttataatatttaaatataatttattataatatttaatatttaaatataaataatatgtattaatatagtgcaattaataattttataataaaaataatatattataatatataacatattatatttatataatttagttttaatttaatttataattttaataaagtttgaaattaaacattggaatagcactattccatcaaaatggtggaatagtaaattcCTTGCTATTCCGAGACAGCCGGGAATAGCAAAGTTTGACCagaataaaatatcccggccaaaaattatttcatttggcgcaatagcggggataactttcgttttCCCCGCCTATGCCGCCAACCAATCAGGGCTTTAACACATTAGATAGGATGAGAATATTATAATTTAGGAGTTTTTTATTTATGTGCTCTTTATTActgtcaaaaatttttaaacatatCCCTCAATTCctaaaatattttcataaaattcaATCCCATTAGTAAACTCTAGCTAGAATAAACAGGTATAtatgaataattattttgaagtcaataaaaatattttaatcattCAAAAAGTAGATATTTTGAAGATTTTCAAAGACATGCTAATATTGTACCTATAATTTAGGTACTTAAGAACACAAACAAGCAAATATCAGTTGTCACTACAACTGTTCCTTTTATTCTTCTCCAATATAATTGGGAAGGCAATATGAATGTGTCTTATCCAATTCCAACACCCATTTATTCAATCCCAACAATCATTCATCCTTGAATATGTGGGATTTTTCAAAGAGTGggtagaaattaattaattaactcctCAATTTATATGTTGCCAGTAAAAATGAAATTGTTTGCCGGATTGTTTTTGAAAGTGTATGTtgggatttggttagatttgtagttgaattctaatttgattaggattaatatttaaatctattagagataaattaagatttaaatattaattagggtataaatctaattagattaagataaatatttaaatctattagagataaattaattaagatttaaatatttgtcGGAGTGTGAATTCTAATTATATTAGAAGTTGGGTACGTTTTCGTGGGCGctgtatatataatagtattaaGGCTTGAATTAATTAAGCAAAAAGGCTGAGAAGGTACTGCTGCCcatagagaaggagagagagagagagagagagtagccaTGAGTTTAGCGCACCTAGTGCACAGGTGCACGTGAAAGATTGTTTTCTTTGCGGATTTATAGAAGACGtgagaaaagtaaaagaaattcaAGAAAGAGGGTTCAGATTAGAGCTATTCTATGCAGAAAAaaagtcaggtgtaatctttccttatttaatgaattttattttattcgcatattttttgttttgatttttctcttttgtgattgtatcagtTTTTGCGAAGGAGACGGGTTTATAATAAAAATCCGATTTGACGCTTTCGTTGTGAAATCATAATAATCGGTACCGGATCCACAACCGTCACTATCAGAGCAAAATTCGGTACCGGGACGAGTACCCGATTCCCAACAGTATAATCTCTGCAtgctttcatttatttatttatttatatttttcatctagGTACAAAAAAAAGTAGAAGCACCGAGTTGGCTTTTGATTTATAAAGCATTATTTTAGCTTAAACACCTATTAATGTAAacctaagggcgtgtttggttcgaagtcggagtcggagtcggaatcggagtcagaatcaaaataagctggaagcggaatcggaatgactcattacctaattctgtttggttcattaccTAAATCGGAATAGGAATAAATCATTCACATTATCGGTGTTTAGttgtggatataaaaaacgtaatgaaattaatatactaacattatctttataatatatattaatttaaattcaaattaaaaattaaatattaaaaatttacatcaaaattttgaaataatgtcgaaattttaaatctattttttttaaaaaaaaattaaactttgaagttgagtgaataattcaaaatatgaaactaaattttgatttattcaaattcaaactaaaattacaattttaattttaatttgaatccataaatttaatttaagtttgaaataaaattttaataaaactttatataaattaaaatttaatttaaattcaaattcataagttagattcgaaatacttgattaaattttaatttttaatttaagttcaaattaaaatttaaaattctatatttaatttttaaattttaactcatattttaattaaaaaagctgaaaaaataaatttaatccgaataaatattcattctgtccggattcaacttccaatccggcctagagATGATTGAGAGATTTCCATTTCACtcgggaatcgaaatcggaatggaactcccgcgtaccaaacaccaaCAAACGGATTAAtctattccgattccaattccaggGTGagaaagaagcgaaccaaacacaagtggttcaaaaataaaaaacaaaattaaaaaaaagaagaatttttcttggcaaataaaaaagaaggttTTATCTGCAACCATTCATAAATGGTATCATGATATAAATGAATTTCATATGAGCAATCTTATCTATCTATCGTATCATTATCATCTGAATTCTTAATGGCCTATTGgcctatactatatatatagataatgaCTATTGAACTGAATTTGTTCAAAGACATTTTTCATCAGGTATATAATAATTGACCAAATAGACAAATGTAGTCACACTCATTGTACCATGTCTCACtcgaaaatattttaattcctCTTATTCTTGTTTATCATTATTGTGtctcctccatctcctccttgctattgcaagaaaataaaccaaaaaaacatattttcagTTCAGGTATCTTGTCATTTATGGCCCAGATCCCCCACCACCATTCAATCTAGCTAATATCCTAGTCAcgttataaaaatttataaaatattataaatttgagtatgattactatatttttatgggtataaattcttttatactcataaattttcgactgttaaataaaaaaatatgcgaTTAAGATGATAAATAGTTCCCAGCTATAATAATAGTGAttttctagagttgagtggatgattggttgaatagtatgatctaatatatgaaaatgattaaaggagtATATCTTACGGTTGAAAATTTGTGAGTTTATAATGGTCTAACTTATGAAAGTGCAGTAGTCGGACTCCATAAATATAATGAAGATAAATAACTTTTAATAGAGATTAAAAGTGTTGTTTGGAGATGCGGAGAAAAAGGAATTATACGAATCCTTTTACTTcgtatctaaaattttactaacatGTTACACTTTTTGCTCCATTCTCAAATTTTACTAACATGTTACACTTTTTGCTCCATGCTTTTGTAACgtcctaatagtcccacatcggatgggatactgatttcgatcagtttatatgaagcctacacgctaataataataactgggcttaagcattttgggccggtgatttGGGTcaaacgagttattgttgctagcggatcGGATCGTTCCATTTAGTATCAGATCCGAGtaccagccggaaatgtgagagctaagtgctatgcgggacaatgTGCTACACtaacgggtttggtgggagccacctctagaatctcacatcgtctggtaaTTCTGGTTCTGGTCTATCTGTctatctgtgatctggtttaGATCTGACGAGGACATCGGgatctaaacagggggagtttgggcccaacgagttattattgctagcgggtcaggCCGTTACAGCTTTTACCAAGGGAAAGTTGATATTTCGGGAGCTTGTTTTGT encodes the following:
- the LOC109720044 gene encoding transcription factor bHLH148-like, with protein sequence MAISNPESGVEASRKRGREGEGEGEGESAPSPSAWRSERAQKLYSSKLLEALRRVRRNTAAAAAPPPRSRLVREAADRALAVAARGRTRWSRAILAKARAAPRRLAASARRPEIGGVAAASGAAALRRRRRMRRGTGGKERVLGRLVPGGRRLSFPKLIEEASDYIAALEMQVRAMSALARVLSALGPDRPGSSEPDRTGSSEPA